The following DNA comes from Papaver somniferum cultivar HN1 chromosome 4, ASM357369v1, whole genome shotgun sequence.
AAATCATCTAAGCAAAAGAAATTACCATTTTAGAAATTTCCAAGaaatactacaaaaaaaaaaacctggaGAAAAGGTGTATTTTCTGTATCTACCAGAGCTACGTTTTCAAAGTGGCACCAAGCCAAATGGCATACAGGTCGAAGACCTATTATCTTGCTTATATTAAGTTACCCTGGGTTCAAAAGATGGTCACCTAAACGAGTGACGCAATCAGCACTTACTTAAATCCAAGGTACAGAACGCTTCTGCCTCTAGGCTAAGTGGGAAGGCTTTCCCATCCCATCCCCTCAACAAAGCACCCAGAACAAGGAAAACTCAGCTAGAATAGAAGTTCACAAAGCTCAAACAAAacactagatataaatataactCCAATTTTCTATTACTGTAACCCCATAAAATCCATGTTTACTGGTTACAACGATGCACTAAATTAGCCAACAAAAAATCTAGAGAACCTTCAAATTTAAGAATTCAAAGAAGCTAATggaaaagaggaagaaagaataCCTCATGTGAAATGATTGTAGCTATCTCAGCGTCTGTTCTAAAATGATCAAGCAAACCAGTGAAAACAACAATCTTCCCACCAGGAATACAAAAGGCATTAACAATTGGTTCATCAATAACCAAAACTTCCCAATTCATTCCTTCCAAATGATGAGTAGCAACTTTAGCACCTTTCTCTCGACCTTTCTTTCTACTTTCTTGAACCCATTTATCATCAAGAACTTCCTCTTCTTTCCTCCAATTCCCATCTATTTTCCCTTCACCACCGCCTATCAAAGCAATAACAGCTTCTCTAGAATTCTCATCATCAGTCTCGATATTTTGATTGCTATACTCAGGATCACTCCATACTTGTTCATGTTTAATCCCTCTTTCTAAAGCTCCAATAATATCTTTCGctatcaatctaactttaacacTTTCGGGATGTATTGCTGGTAGTATCTTCCCTTTATATGCATTCTTTATTGCATTCAAACTTTCTTCTCCCATTTGTCTCTCTAATTCTTTTGATAAAAGAACAAAATGAGTTCTTTTCGTATAAGGAATCGTTTCACAATTCCCAGCATATACAGTAATAATAACTCCTCCACTGATTAAAACTACAACCAAtacatttctagggttttcaaacCATTTTTTTGGTCCTCTTGGTTTAAAATGTTGAACTTGATTTCGATCCACATAATAAAATCTACGTCCCCCACCATTCAAAAATAGATTTCTTTGGTGATTTTGTTGAAAAGAAGTAAACTTTGAGCGAATCAATGATGAAAAAGCACACCCGGAACCCCTAGAGATATTAGTATTCAGGGATGATGAATTATTACTGGAAATAAATTGATTGAACTGATGATTACCTTCACGAATTGGGTTTCTTCCCCCATTAAAAAACTTTGAACCAAGACTTCGAAATGAGTTAATAGCTAATTTTGCTTTTCTTAAACTACCCATGATTTGTGAAATCGTAAACCCTAGTAGTATTTCATCGAGAAAATCGTCCTTAAAAGGGAAAAAAACCTGTGCTTTTTACTCCCCCTTCCTTGAagaatcaaaaacaaaacaatctgGAGatcattaaaaaattaaaaaaaaaaaatcttatttttaCCATCCGGATTCCGGAGCTTCTGTGATTGTTTTATCTGAAATTTTCAAATGAAATAAGAACTAAAAAATATATAGAGAAATTCCGAGAAGAACTACTACGGAGTTATACATACAGTCATTTCTTGGATATGGGTAACCAAATTTCTAGGTCACCCCCTAAACAGTGTGGCTCAATTGTCATTCTTAAGAAGACCAACCTAAATGCACAGCATAGACAATAACTTCCTTGAACATACGATACAGACTTTGCTTCCACAGAATCAGCATGAACATATCGCACACGAAAGTTATGCCGCTCAATAGAAAACCATAAAATGAGTCGGAAATGTTTATACAATCTGTTTGGGAGGGTTCATGGTTGTTTTGTATTTGGTCAAGTAAGTTTCAAGCTGTCACTGTTTTAAGGGTCTAGCTGGGATGTTGAAAGTGAGATAAACAACTGTGGACGAAAAATCGTTGATAACCAAGTGTTGAGAGTATTTCTACAAATTTCAAAAGAACACAGAAAAgtgtttcttcatttttctcttttAAATTGCTTGTTCACTAACATTTAGAGGATTTTGCTATCCATTTACAAATTTATTAGCGTACAACACCTGAGTTGCTGAACTTTTATTGCGAATTATTCATACTCCTAAATATGTTGTTTGTTCTCGTTGATAGTTTTTAATCAGCCATTATTTATAAAGTGGGTTTCAGAATCATAAATATGCAAACTGAATACAAGTTAGAGAACTTCGCCCTTATTTGAAGACAAATTTATTATGTTAAAGACGATTAATGTGACAGAACATCCATGCTTATATACAATGTTCAGATTGAAAAACGCGGCTTTTTTAACAACTCCAGAGAGAGAAAGAAATTCAGAACTCTTAATCATCCAAATATTTTAGATCTCTTTGGTGGATTTCTAGATTTTTTCTTTCAGTATGCTCATAGAAGAGATCTTTATGCATTACACGGTATGACTTTATGACTATGACCAGAACTATAGGATTATTCAGATTGTTTCCTTATTCATCCATCATGTAGGATTATTCAGCAGGAATGGCGCAATTTTTCTGCGCTTAAAGGAAGCCCACGATACCTCTGCCTAATCTTGATTCCCTATATATGCTAAGGGCTTCTTCCATAACTTTGGCTTGGGATAGTAATTGCGCTCTCTTCTTTCCAGATGGATGGGTTGCGAGATAATCTTTCAATGACGAGTCTCCAGTGACCTCCCCAAGCTTCTCATACACTCGGGGCGCTATCCGCGGATCATATCCAGCTGAGGCAAGCAAGAGTAAACCAATATAATCTGCCTCCATCTCcattctaaaaagaaaaaaacacgaGGACTAAAATTGTAAAGCATCTCCGCTAGCAAGAAACATAAGCACATACATATAGATTATTTTATAACCTTCATCCTTAACCAAATGATTTTATAAGCTTTTCTCAGAAAATACAAAAGAGAATCCAGGTAAGCCTTCAAGAATGGCCAGAACACCCACAAAGTAGAAAGCAAACAGTAGGAGGGCAGTAACGAACCATCAATATGTTTTACACCCAATGGACAATGGTTGTCCCTTAATTAATTATGCACTTATATAAGTTCAAACGAAAGAAACCTTAagatatttatttattaatttagAACCCAGCTTTATTCTCGTTTTTACAAGATGGCGCTAAATCCTGAAAAACTGCTACAAAGTGGTTATTAGCAATACAATAAATCATGCAAGTTAAGCAACCAGCCCGATTCAACATCTTTAGACACACATCAACACATAAAGCTGCGCAGGCAAATTCGACAATGACATCCAGAGATAAACAATTCTACCATTGCTGAAGCGGGAATAGAAAATACTGCGCCCATTACCAAACCCAGTATCAACTTTAATACAAGACCAAGCAAAAAGGGTTATTTTGTATCTGAATACCAAGTTTTGGTCATCTTCGTCCAAGGGTACTAAATTTGTCCAGTTTAGCATTTGGGTACCGGACCAACTTTAACTCAGCTGACCATCCAATTTCCTATAGACATGATATGACTTCTGTTATATATGGTACCCTTAGACAAACATGACTAAAATTTGGTACctagaaacaagatattgtcgaAATAAACAACTTAGACATGAATATTCCAATTCTACTTTGAGTTAAGAAGAACACATGAACGGTTATTACTAAACAAAAAACGTTTTTCATAAATCTTTGGCTGGAGGTCGAATTGTAGTATATCCAGTGACACAACTATGTTTCTGATGATTTTATAATATAAAACGTTAAGTTAGAAAATTTCAATACAACTCTGTTACTGGGTACCAAGTTTTGTGGATGTTTTGTATGAGCGCACCCAATTTTACATATGTTAATCAGCACTGTTAAGAATTTGGATAGTCAGCTAGACACTGAACTGGACAAACTTGGCACCACTGGACAAATGTGGCCAAAACTTGTTACTCCAATACAAAAAATCCCAAGCATAAAAGATCCTAATTGTTATAAGTCTAGTAACTGGGAAAGCTTCAACATAATATACCTTAACCTAACAGCATCTAAACTCGGAATACTATTTCGAGACTAAAGAGCAAACAGTTAGTGATCTATAAGAGAATGAAAGACGGTACACTACTAGCAATATGGCTAAGCTGAATTCAACATAAAACATTGAAACCAAATATATACCTCCGAGAAAAAGGAAGCCTAAGGAAAAGTTGTGATGTCAGATTTACAAGATCCGGCATACCAACGAACTGCAGAAGAATTATTTGCAGAATTGTTAACCACATATTGTTTGAAATTTGTTCTGCTCCATGTCTTGCCACAACATGCCCAACCTGATATCAGAATATAATATCAACCTTCAATTAGGTGCTATTATTAACATAGAAAATCCTCTTAGCAAAAAACTCTGGTTTAAGCAAATTTGAATGCTCAAAAATACAGAGGGCCAAATACATACTTTTAGACTTTTTCTTTATCTACCAGAGGTCAAAGACCAATCTCCTCTCTTATTTTAACTGTACCTACATAGGCACGAGATGGTCCAGGGGACAATTAGGCGGTCACAGTTGGGGAAACCAAACTGTATTCAGATTAACACGTATCCATTTACTGCATTTAAACATTCGAACAAATTAACCACATCAAACGAATATCTCAGCAGGAACTTACTTAAATCCGAGGTATGCAATGTTTCTGGGCGTCTAGGCAAGACGGAGCGGCTAGTCCATCCCCATGGCCCAGCACCAAGAACAACATAAACTCAAACAAAGGTCACCTAGAATAGAAGATAAACCCTCACTAAGTCAACAAGTTCTGGCAACATCTAGAGAAAGCTTTTACAACTAAAGTTCCAAGGAATCACTACTAGGTATAAACATGACTCCAATTTCTTACTGTAACATAGGATATATATACGTTTATGCTGGAAGATAAAAGCAATCCATAAATTTATGAATTCTAAGAAGCTACAGAAACAAGAAGAGGAAAAATTACCTCATGTGAAATAACTGTAGCTATCTCAGCATCTGTTCTGAAGTGATCAAGCAAACCAGTGAAAACAACAATCTTCCCACCAGGAATACAAAAAGCATTAACAATTGGTTCATTAACAACCAAAACTTCCCATTTCAATCCTTCCAAATGGCGAGTAGCAACTTTAGCACCTTTCTCTCGACCTTTCTTTCTACTCTCTTGAACCCATTTATCATCAAGAACTTCCTCTTCTTTCCTCCAATTCCCTTCAATTTTTCCCTCACCGCCACCAATCAAAGCAATAACAATTCGTCTACCATCCTCATCATCGCTCTCAACATGTCGATTGCTATATGCAGGATCACTCCATGCTTGTTCATGTCTAATCCCTCTTTCTAAAGCTCCAATAACGTCTTTCGCTATCAATCTAACTCTAATACTTTCAGGATGCATTGCTGGTAGTATCTTCCCTCTGAATGCATTTTTTATCTGATTCAAACTTTTTTCTCCCATTTGTTTCTCTAATTCTTTTGATAAAAGCACAAAATGACTTCTTTTTGTATAAGGAATTGTCTCTAAATTCCCAGCATACACAGTAACAAAAACTCCCCCACTAACCAAAACTACAATCAATACATTTCTAGGATTTTCAAACCATCTTTTTGGTCCTCTTGGTTTAAAATGTTGAACTTGATATCTGTCGGCATAGTAAAATCTACACCCCCCACCATTAAAAAATTGGTGATCTTGATGAAAAGGAGTAAACTTTGAACGAACCAACGAAGAAAACGAACACCCAGAAGCCCTAGGGGTATCAAATTGCGTGAATTGATGATTACCTTGACGAATTGGGTTTCTACTTCCATTAAAAATCTTTGAACCAAGATTACGGAGTGAATCAATTGCTGATTTCTCCTTTCGGAAACTACCCATATTTATGAAACTGTATCTCAACCTGACATTTCATTGGAAATCTGTGGTAATTTATAGAAATTTATATACTTCTAATTTTTTCCACACAGGGACAGGGTTTTGCTTAACAGCTTTCGATGATTGTTTAAGAAGTGTCCAGAAACATcaaaagaaataagaagaaataATGTCCAATTGTTATATACAATCTTTTTATGGATGCACGAGGCCTATTCCTTTGCACatactatgtttttttttttgcgccCATTATGGATATGGCAAAGTGGCAAACTTATATGTCTAAGTGTAAAATATACCATTTAGGCATACGCGACATAATCTCTAGTGAGCGATAGAAAGTCCATCGAGTGCTCGAAGGTCTGAACAACGCCAGTgctcgaaatattgggtgtcctTTGCACATACTATGGTTTGTCACTTTTGCTGTTTTGCACCCATTATGCGTATGACAAAGTGGCAAACTTATGTGTCTAAGTGTCAAATATACCATTTAGGCATACGCGGCAGAATCTCTAGTGAGCGATAGAAAGTCCATCGAGCGCTCGAAGGTCTGAACAACGCCAGCGTTAGTCTTTCTGTCTCTAGTCGGTTTGATCATCGCTTatcagttcctcatccaacggCCAAAAATCCCCCTCTAtaaatactgaaaaagcgggggggtctaacaacgacacccaatatttcgttcgacaatctgaatggactaactccaatatactttcaagagaatcatctagacagccagactcaatctttagaaaagtatatcaaagagttatatctcaatttctcaattcaatccgcaatcaaacaaacaggaatttgcgagcccgattgaataagagaaataacttgtacggtatcacaaaccaatatccaagtgtcaatcaattcaatcaacaacccaaaggacggattcaagaactgattgaacttaacgcacaacctgtgatttttctattatataacaagatataatgcggaaaagaaataacacagacaccagaaattttgttaacgaggaaaccgcaaatacagaaaaatctcgggacctagtcgagctttgaacaccatattgtattaagccgttacaaacactagcctactaccaatgaacttcggactggaatgtagttgagccctaaccaatctgacactaatcaaggtacagttgcgctccttacgtctctgaaccccaacaggattctacgcacttgattcgcttagctgatctcactcacaactaagagttgatacgacccaaagtcgaaaacttgataaaacaatctgtctcacacagaaaattctattgatatagctaaatctgtctcccacagaaatacctatgagttttattctgtcttatgataaatcaaggtgcacaggaaccaattgataaaccggacttatattcccgaagaacagacaagtattatcaatcaccttacaataatcttaatcgtatggaagcgaaacaacatattgtggaatcacaaacgatgagacgaagatgtttgcgacttcttttaatcttatctatcggagataaatctcaagcaaatcttagaaaagataacactcaatcacgatagtataagtaagatcaaaacacgcaactacagagaagatagttgggtctggcttcacaatcccaatgaagttaagcatagctcggttgaatccatcaagcgttggtatgtcaagtttggttgtcatattttagtgagccaaaactcatttaagagtcgcttgattatgtactagagtcaacttcgtataggttagcttgaaagtataaggatatgagacattacaagtattgcgaagacttgaagaagtgaagaagtaaggagctacaacgacaacaccatccttccacttgaggttagtgatatttgacttgaaatgtttcattccctaacgcatctttcaagtcgtgcataatgaaaacaaaactgcgaagcatgaatgattatactctagttagacatggtattaaggaatacaatacgaggtttattgcttaaccattaaactctgtagataagacatcgacataatcgtttgaatgctattgtggttatgtataggaataaggtgaagatttcatcctaggaaacaatattttacatttgttttaaggaagtaaattcatgaacttgttttctgaatcgaaagagaaatcgccaggcattattggtattgttattcattgcatatcttttgaactactaatatgtgtgattagtataaccgctcatgacttgtttatgttcttggtaaaactattcacaaaggcctgacttttgtattggtatgacttttattagtgaaaccgatcttaagtaatcacctgagacggTATGATTGATttaatgttattggtatgaccgactctaggtaaaggggaaccgatcctagaaataggtgcaacctatcacaaaggggagtcaatccttgtatgaggtgcaacaagtttttagcagaaaggggaaccgatcttatggacatgtgcaactcgtttttaggcaaaagggaaccgatcctatagacatgtgcagcaagtacaagttagataccatatatatgtggggaaccgatcctagtacctagtcaaccgaattttggtaactagcatgactatgcaaagtactcacatggaggcggaaccgaaacttgttttggcagaaccgtgaaacccatgtttggtgattgagtgttcttgatcaatcacgtagttcttgaaagtcagatgaaccaattctaaacttgtttggaagtatggaaaatcggtttcaagattgtaataagtatgaaagaggacttacaaagtaaggatgtagacatactttgaacatgtgcagtaacgcttatctttaattgttcaaagttattccttaatttctaaaggaagaaaatcccggatcgaataaaataaattgagaatgttttatttaaagtttttaattttatttttggaaaatgaaaattagtaatgtgcatttgctagttggagattttctaagagattttcggtcattattttggacaaagcattttcaggaattatggaaaccgaatctgaaatgtattgcatatcttgagaatattttcgattttggaacttccttggtgtccaaacttccttgatctataaatatcaaagtttgcatttcgagcaaactaatcctcagagacagcaaaaactatctcagttgtgctgctactggtgaagccgcttattcggagaggagagtaacctaattaggcgaaatctcttacggccgctcagtttaaagacttctttgggattgagaagctctattagtaccgttggtgggaaactagataattgtggtttatcttttgttttcgattgatttgattgactaacgatggttgaactttgattgcacctagtttgtttatgcttgagaatcttctcttctgatataagattcactcaaactagatcgaagtttcgacgaagatctttagactgtttgtagatctaaagacatcttgtaataatccattgttaacagactccgtgcgtgattgatcacaagagattcaagttgattgtgtgcaggtgtttattgaagatttaagaagactttgaagaatctgatttgggttcataatctttggtgtgcacaatacttgtttcggtaaaagaggatccaactataatcggtttatccttgtgatagatcatcatcaatataattctttatgattaaaagtattgattgcaaaatcttaacaattactttggtagttgacaataagatagatctaagaatctgacaaaggagtttattgagataaacagaagagccttttgtcgaactcacatcacttggttgaaaagagttgataccaaacagatttgttgttcctttactgtttggaatacgaatcaaaggaattgttccaagtacgtgacttattacaggtcggaggcgtgggaatacagacagaactaggtgaactataagtttagttgcttggtctcaactatacgaagttggtttgattttgtatagcggcttaatcctgagtgtattcaattctggacaaggtcccggggtttttttgcatttgcggtttcctcgttaacaaaatcttgctgtgtcatttacttttattttccacaattataagtgttgttattataatttaaagtaaattaaacaaacgttaattcctatttacttgataagtaatcctattgtgtttggttaagtccgaaccttttatcaagtaaacatacttcattgttgcattatctcgatcttgtatccatagtcaatcacacaagttgtcgcattgtctcaatctcgtatccatagacgatcacatgaagtgtgagccgattgttgtattgtctcgactcagtccatagacaatcactttcggagaaaggacttataggtggaaaagttttagtttgaggtatatttgggtaccctcgtattttcagaagtctttaagtcgttaacctacagggttttggaataaacctaaggttaaaggagaatcgactctagtctcaactaatatcacacaggaggtgtggggattaggtttcccagttgctatagttctcccttatatagtcttcaaatcaggatttgatagatttgaaacaaaacaatcaatattcaccgttagatgaaacctgatctaagagccaagctaagtttgcttgaaaccaaagcaatatctctccaccgttagatggtcttagcttattacacacaaatgaaatgtaccttcatttggatatagataaccgtacctaaacgtgtacactaggttggctcaacaatagttaaccgaagttagccatatgaatactttcatatcaaccttattcatcttaacaacaattagttcaaatgactcaaatagaactagttatagagttgttcaactgtttatattctcatagaagtatccaagacacaattgaagcaaaatcggtttgattcactcgaaacaattcatgaacattatagccacggtttgcaaaagattgcattccttattatataaatgtattagttcatgacaaaaccgattctagaacttaacccactcaagtatgcaaacgggtacgcatacttaagtggccggacttggactgtgtccgacagtatgcgaacgggtatgcatactatcacacatctaAAACATCGGTTGAattcagtacgcatacgggtacgcatacaattGTT
Coding sequences within:
- the LOC113275037 gene encoding uncharacterized protein LOC113275037 — protein: MGSLRKAKLAINSFRSLGSKFFNGGRNPIREGNHQFNQFISSNNSSSLNTNISRGSGCAFSSLIRSKFTSFQQNHQRNLFLNGGGRRFYYVDRNQVQHFKPRGPKKWFENPRNVLVVVLISGGVIITVYAGNCETIPYTKRTHFVLLSKELERQMGEESLNAIKNAYKGKILPAIHPESVKVRLIAKDIIGALERGIKHEQVWSDPEYSNQNIETDDENSREAVIALIGGGEGKIDGNWRKEEEVLDDKWVQESRKKGREKGAKVATHHLEGMNWEVLVIDEPIVNAFCIPGGKIVVFTGLLDHFRTDAEIATIISHEVGHVVARHGAEQMSNNMWFTILQIGLMQFVGMPDLVNMTSQFFLKLPFSRRNEMEADYIGVLLLASAGYDPRVAPQVYEKLGEVAGDTALNDYLATHPSGKKRALVLSRAKVMEEAFSIYRESSSGRGVEGFL
- the LOC113275038 gene encoding uncharacterized protein LOC113275038 isoform X1: MGSFRKEKSAIDSLRNLGSKIFNGSRNPIRQGNHQFTQFDTPRASGCSFSSLVRSKFTPFHQDHQFFNGGGCRFYYADRYQVQHFKPRGPKRWFENPRNVLIVVLVSGGVFVTVYAGNLETIPYTKRSHFVLLSKELEKQMGEKSLNQIKNAFRGKILPAMHPESIRVRLIAKDVIGALERGIRHEQAWSDPAYSNRHVESDDEDGRRIVIALIGGGEGKIEGNWRKEEEVLDDKWVQESRKKGREKGAKVATRHLEGLKWEVLVVNEPIVNAFCIPGGKIVVFTGLLDHFRTDAEIATVISHEVGHVVARHGAEQISNNMWLTILQIILLQFVGMPDLVNLTSQLFLRLPFSRRMEMEADYIGLLLLASAGYDPRIAPRVYEKLGEVTGDSSLKDYLATHPSGKKRAQLLSQAKVMEEALSIYRESRLGRGIVGFL
- the LOC113275038 gene encoding uncharacterized protein LOC113275038 isoform X2, with amino-acid sequence MGSFRKEKSAIDSLRNLGSKIFNGSRNPIRQGNHQFTQFDTPRASGCSFSSLVRSKFTPFHQDHQFFNGGGCRFYYADRYQVQHFKPRGPKRWFENPRNVLIVVLVSGGVFVTVYAGNLETIPYTKRSHFVLLSKELEKQMGEKSLNQIKNAFRGKILPAMHPESIRVRLIAKDVIGALERGIRHEQAWSDPAYSNRHVESDDEDGRRIVIALIGGGEGKIEGNWRKEEEVLDDKWVQESRKKGREKGAKVATRHLEGLKWEVLVVNEPIVNAFCIPGGKIVVFTGLLDHFRTDAEIATVISHEVGHVVARHGAEQISNNMWLTILQIILLQFVGMPDLVNLTSQLFLRLPFSRSWI